A stretch of the Planktothricoides raciborskii GIHE-MW2 genome encodes the following:
- a CDS encoding DNA methyltransferase, with the protein MTNCQSVRTVVTDRHQKRSHSSFPSPGEVPTIAIGLIQIEMADAIARYALWPSPTVIISDGAYGLGLFPGDPPTATHLADWYAPHIEAWSRYALPETTLWFWCSEIGWATVHPILAKNGWEYRSVNVWDKGVAHIAGNVNSKTIRRFPIVTEICVQYIRNVTLANGDGQCLPMQQWLRYEWQRTGLPFSKTNEACGVKNAATRKYFTKDHLWDFPPPEMMERIAIYANEHGQPTKWPYFSLDGNSFVTAQEWSRMRAKWNHIHGVTNVWSVPAVRGTERLKNTQAKCVHANQKPLSLIEQIIVASSDPMDVVWEPFGGLCSAAIASQKKNRRCYCYSAEINPDYYELAKMRIQQEYDLRASALFPEFF; encoded by the coding sequence ATGACCAACTGCCAATCTGTTCGCACAGTTGTTACCGATCGGCATCAGAAGCGATCGCACAGTAGTTTCCCCTCTCCAGGGGAAGTGCCGACAATAGCGATCGGTTTAATCCAAATTGAGATGGCTGACGCGATCGCCCGCTATGCATTATGGCCTTCCCCCACAGTAATTATTTCTGATGGGGCTTATGGATTAGGTCTTTTTCCTGGAGATCCACCCACAGCCACCCATCTGGCAGACTGGTATGCCCCTCATATTGAGGCTTGGTCGCGCTATGCTTTACCAGAAACAACCTTATGGTTTTGGTGTAGCGAAATTGGCTGGGCAACAGTACATCCAATTTTGGCCAAAAACGGATGGGAATATCGTTCTGTGAATGTTTGGGATAAAGGAGTTGCCCATATTGCCGGAAATGTTAATAGTAAAACGATTCGTCGTTTTCCAATTGTCACAGAAATCTGCGTGCAATATATCCGCAATGTGACATTAGCCAATGGGGATGGTCAATGCTTACCGATGCAACAATGGCTACGTTATGAATGGCAAAGAACTGGATTACCTTTTTCTAAAACTAATGAAGCTTGTGGGGTGAAAAACGCCGCAACTCGCAAATATTTTACCAAAGATCATCTGTGGGATTTTCCCCCACCAGAAATGATGGAACGTATTGCAATTTATGCAAATGAACATGGTCAGCCAACAAAATGGCCGTATTTTTCTTTAGATGGTAATTCATTTGTCACCGCCCAAGAATGGTCACGAATGCGAGCAAAATGGAACCACATCCACGGGGTGACAAATGTTTGGTCAGTTCCCGCAGTTCGGGGAACAGAACGTCTTAAGAATACCCAAGCCAAGTGTGTCCATGCTAACCAGAAGCCACTGAGTTTAATTGAGCAAATTATTGTGGCTTCTAGCGATCCGATGGATGTAGTCTGGGAACCTTTTGGGGGTTTATGTTCTGCGGCGATCGCTTCTCAGAAAAAGAACCGTCGCTGCTATTGCTATAGTGCAGAAATTAACCCAGATTATTATGAACTGGCAAAAATGCGGATTCAACAAGAGTACGATTTACGCGCATCAGCTTTATTTCCTGAGTTTTTCTAA
- a CDS encoding M20 family metallopeptidase: MLQQIKDLAKKLAPRLIEIRRHFHSHPELSGQEYETAAYIAGVLSSCGLSVQEGVGKTGVVGELIGTGADDRILAIRTDMDALPINERTGLEYASVKPGVMHACGHDLHSTLGLGTAMILSQLEKPLPGTVRFLFQPAEEIAQGAGWMVKDGAIANVSGILGVHVFPSIQAGKIGIRHGALTAAADDLEIVITGESGHGARPHEAIDAIWIAAQVITTLQQAISRTHNPLRPVVLTIGQIGGGRAPNVIADRVQLLGTVRSLHPETHAELPNWIENIVANVCQTYGAKYQVNYKRLVPSVFNDPNLTQLVQSATEEAWGNSCIEILPEASLGAEDFSVYLQHTPGMMFRLGVGHPERSNHPLHHPQFNLDPIDESAIVTGIVTLAYAAYKYWHWAQK; encoded by the coding sequence ATGCTCCAACAAATTAAAGACTTAGCCAAAAAACTCGCACCAAGATTAATCGAGATTCGCCGACATTTTCACAGTCATCCAGAGTTAAGTGGCCAAGAGTATGAAACGGCGGCCTATATTGCCGGGGTGCTGTCTTCTTGCGGGTTGTCTGTGCAGGAGGGGGTGGGGAAAACCGGAGTGGTCGGAGAACTGATCGGCACTGGTGCGGACGATCGCATCCTAGCCATCAGAACCGATATGGACGCGCTGCCCATTAACGAACGCACGGGGTTAGAATATGCTTCTGTAAAACCTGGGGTGATGCACGCTTGTGGCCATGATTTGCATTCCACTTTGGGACTGGGGACGGCGATGATTTTGTCCCAACTGGAAAAACCGTTGCCAGGAACGGTGCGGTTTTTGTTTCAACCTGCCGAAGAAATTGCTCAAGGAGCAGGATGGATGGTCAAAGATGGGGCGATCGCCAATGTGAGTGGGATTTTGGGGGTTCATGTTTTCCCCAGTATTCAGGCGGGTAAAATTGGCATTCGGCATGGGGCATTAACCGCTGCTGCGGATGACTTGGAAATTGTGATTACCGGAGAGTCGGGACATGGCGCCCGTCCCCATGAGGCGATCGATGCGATTTGGATTGCCGCCCAGGTGATTACCACCCTACAACAAGCCATTAGCCGAACTCACAACCCCCTGCGTCCGGTAGTGCTGACCATTGGACAAATTGGCGGTGGACGGGCACCGAACGTGATCGCCGATCGGGTGCAGTTGCTGGGAACGGTGCGATCGCTGCATCCAGAAACCCATGCGGAACTGCCTAACTGGATTGAAAATATTGTGGCCAATGTTTGCCAAACCTACGGGGCCAAATATCAAGTCAACTACAAACGGCTAGTGCCATCAGTATTTAATGACCCAAATTTGACCCAGTTAGTACAAAGTGCCACCGAAGAAGCGTGGGGCAATTCTTGCATTGAGATATTACCAGAAGCATCTTTAGGAGCAGAAGATTTTTCCGTATATCTGCAACATACACCGGGAATGATGTTCCGCTTGGGAGTAGGTCATCCAGAGCGATCCAATCATCCCCTACATCACCCCCAATTTAATCTCGATCCTATTGATGAATCCGCGATCGTCACGGGAATTGTCACCCTAGCTTATGCCGCGTATAAATATTGGCATTGGGCGCAAAAATAA
- a CDS encoding alpha/beta hydrolase, which translates to MNIKYRSDFMQKLRPNTQFFQTVGKRCLSLFLAFVVAIVATFSFNTQNALAANEINLIYRGVREVITLQDLENFVRRGSLPDALNRLKLSGDEISILREALGQEIPLPKKFVEKFLSSSIGQFILSRIDPVIGDGTMNSVENLADGFLNAAGNDQINLLELFEFYPASQISVQGELVSDAVNRVRLIADTVIPLAEVVRGYMYDIVCTDDLFGYQPDTQIPDILAGSRADKFSWLK; encoded by the coding sequence ATGAACATAAAATATCGGAGCGACTTCATGCAAAAGCTTCGTCCCAATACCCAATTTTTTCAAACAGTCGGAAAAAGATGTTTATCTTTGTTTCTGGCTTTTGTGGTTGCGATCGTTGCCACTTTTTCCTTTAATACTCAAAACGCTCTTGCGGCTAACGAAATCAATCTGATTTATCGAGGAGTCCGTGAAGTTATCACATTACAAGACCTCGAAAATTTCGTCCGCAGAGGTTCACTTCCTGATGCCTTAAATCGCTTAAAACTCAGTGGTGATGAGATTAGCATTCTCCGTGAAGCTTTAGGCCAAGAAATTCCTCTGCCGAAGAAATTTGTTGAAAAATTTCTCAGCAGTTCTATCGGACAATTTATCCTTTCTCGCATCGATCCCGTGATTGGTGACGGCACGATGAACAGTGTAGAAAACTTGGCCGACGGTTTCTTGAATGCTGCCGGAAATGACCAAATCAATTTGTTAGAACTTTTTGAGTTTTATCCCGCCAGCCAGATTTCCGTTCAAGGAGAGCTTGTGAGCGATGCGGTTAACCGAGTTCGTTTGATTGCCGATACAGTGATTCCCCTGGCGGAAGTGGTCAGAGGTTATATGTACGACATCGTATGTACCGATGACTTGTTTGGCTATCAACCTGATACTCAAATCCCCGATATTCTCGCTGGCTCTCGTGCTGATAAGTTTAGTTGGCTCAAATAA
- a CDS encoding carotenoid oxygenase family protein, which translates to MQTQDRLTTSQNIKTEIKPYNRQDWKRGYESQTQETDYWIENIEGQIPPELNGTLFRNGPGLSDVNGQPIAHPFDGDGMIVKIAFKNGRAYFSNRFVRTEGFVKEQAAGKILYRGVFGTQKPGGWLANLFDLKLKNIANTNIIYWGNKLLALWEAEGPHRLDPNTLETLGIDDLGGILQPGEPFAAHPRFDPSCAMDGGAPCLVNFSVKAGPSTTITIYEFNPNGKLLRRQAHSLPGFAFLHDMAITENYCIFFQNPVSFNPLKFILGWSSAGECIQFNREAKTKVILIPRNGQGEVKILETEPCFVFHHGNAWEEGERLFIDSICYDSYPSLDPDIDFREVDFEQYPPGQLWRFQANLETSQVEHQVEHQILTTRACEFPQINPNNVGRSYRYLYIGTTHNHSGNAPFQAILKLDQKTGEQQVWSAAPRGFVGEPVFVPRPGSSKEDDGWLLVLVYDAAHHRSDLVILDARNLHKEPVARLHLNYHIPYGLHGNFTSEYFGPLD; encoded by the coding sequence ATGCAAACTCAAGACCGTTTAACCACCAGCCAAAACATCAAAACAGAAATTAAACCCTATAATCGCCAAGACTGGAAAAGAGGCTACGAATCCCAAACCCAAGAAACCGACTATTGGATTGAAAATATTGAGGGACAAATTCCCCCAGAACTCAACGGCACATTATTTAGAAATGGCCCAGGATTAAGTGATGTCAACGGTCAGCCTATTGCCCACCCCTTTGATGGGGATGGCATGATTGTCAAAATTGCCTTTAAAAATGGGCGAGCCTATTTTAGCAATCGCTTTGTTCGCACTGAAGGATTTGTCAAAGAACAAGCCGCCGGAAAAATTCTCTATCGCGGCGTATTTGGCACCCAAAAACCAGGGGGCTGGCTGGCGAATTTATTTGACTTAAAACTGAAAAATATTGCCAACACCAATATTATTTATTGGGGCAACAAACTGTTAGCCTTATGGGAAGCAGAAGGACCCCATCGCCTCGATCCAAATACGTTAGAAACCTTGGGCATTGATGACCTAGGGGGAATTTTACAACCAGGGGAACCTTTTGCCGCCCATCCTCGGTTTGACCCCAGTTGTGCAATGGATGGCGGCGCCCCTTGTTTGGTGAATTTCTCCGTCAAAGCAGGGCCATCCACCACGATTACCATTTATGAATTTAATCCGAACGGAAAATTACTCCGCCGTCAAGCTCATTCTCTGCCTGGATTTGCCTTTTTGCATGATATGGCGATTACGGAAAATTACTGTATCTTTTTCCAAAATCCAGTTAGCTTCAATCCCCTAAAATTTATCTTAGGCTGGTCGAGTGCAGGGGAATGTATTCAATTTAACCGGGAAGCCAAAACCAAAGTGATTTTAATTCCCCGCAATGGCCAAGGAGAAGTGAAAATACTGGAAACCGAGCCTTGTTTTGTCTTCCATCATGGCAATGCTTGGGAAGAAGGCGAGCGGCTATTTATTGACTCGATTTGTTATGACTCTTACCCATCCTTAGACCCGGATATTGATTTTCGGGAAGTGGATTTTGAGCAATATCCTCCAGGACAGTTATGGCGTTTCCAAGCCAACTTAGAAACTAGCCAAGTAGAGCATCAAGTAGAGCATCAAATCTTAACCACTCGCGCCTGTGAATTTCCGCAAATTAATCCTAATAATGTGGGACGTTCCTATCGGTATCTGTATATTGGCACCACTCACAATCATAGTGGCAATGCCCCATTTCAAGCAATTCTGAAACTTGACCAAAAAACCGGAGAACAGCAAGTTTGGAGTGCTGCCCCCCGTGGGTTTGTCGGTGAACCTGTATTTGTCCCCCGTCCTGGCAGCAGTAAAGAAGATGATGGCTGGCTGTTAGTATTAGTCTATGATGCCGCCCATCATCGTTCCGATTTAGTGATTTTGGATGCGCGGAATTTGCATAAAGAACCTGTAGCCCGCTTGCATTTGAATTATCATATTCCTTACGGATTGCACGGCAATTTTACCTCGGAGTATTTTGGGCCTTTGGATTAA
- a CDS encoding folate/biopterin family MFS transporter, whose amino-acid sequence MFIAPSYIDKLKQSVKQSVKQKLLFGNEPSPEVIAILLVYFVQGILGLARLAVSFFLKDELGLGPAEVSALTGIAALPWVIKPLFGFMSDGLPIFGYRRRPYIILSGLMGSAAWVTLATVVHTPWAATAVMLLSSLSVAVSDVIVDSLVVERSRQETAQNAGSLQSLSWGISALGGLITAYFSGSLLEHFSVQTVFFITASFPLLVSAVAWLIAEEKVTSGSGLQNIQQQVSQLKSAIGQKAIWMPTAFIFLWQATPSSDSAFFFFTTNELGFQPEFLGRVRLVTSLASLAGIWLFQRFFRTIPFRKIFIWSTILSTALGLTTLLLVTHANRAIGIDDQWFSLGDSLILTVMGQIAYMPVLILAARLCPPGVEATLFALLMSVNNLAGMLSYQFGALLTHWFGVTESNFDRLWLLVIVTNLSTLLPLPLINWLPETHSQSIDLPIGKPGENSSESAIDESAIEAKIPVST is encoded by the coding sequence ATGTTCATCGCACCGAGTTATATAGACAAGTTGAAACAATCCGTAAAACAATCAGTTAAGCAAAAACTCTTGTTTGGCAACGAACCCAGCCCGGAAGTCATCGCCATCTTGTTGGTGTATTTCGTCCAAGGCATCCTGGGTCTAGCGCGTTTGGCGGTCAGCTTCTTCCTCAAAGATGAACTGGGCTTGGGTCCAGCGGAGGTTTCGGCCTTAACCGGCATTGCCGCCTTACCTTGGGTGATCAAGCCCTTATTTGGGTTTATGTCCGACGGCTTACCGATATTCGGCTATCGGCGCCGACCCTACATCATTTTGTCGGGATTGATGGGAAGCGCTGCCTGGGTCACACTGGCTACGGTGGTACATACCCCTTGGGCTGCGACGGCGGTAATGTTACTCAGTTCCTTGTCTGTGGCGGTTAGTGACGTGATTGTGGACTCTCTGGTGGTCGAGCGATCGCGCCAGGAAACCGCACAAAATGCCGGTTCTTTGCAATCATTATCCTGGGGAATTTCTGCCCTGGGCGGTTTAATCACCGCGTATTTTAGCGGGTCTTTGTTAGAACACTTCAGCGTCCAAACCGTATTTTTCATCACCGCCTCTTTTCCTTTATTGGTTTCAGCGGTGGCTTGGTTAATTGCCGAAGAAAAAGTTACCAGCGGTTCTGGACTGCAAAATATTCAGCAACAAGTCAGCCAACTCAAAAGTGCGATCGGGCAAAAAGCCATCTGGATGCCCACTGCTTTCATCTTCCTATGGCAAGCCACCCCTTCCAGTGACTCCGCCTTTTTCTTTTTCACCACCAACGAACTGGGATTTCAACCAGAATTCTTGGGTAGAGTTCGCCTAGTCACCAGCCTTGCCTCTCTCGCGGGAATTTGGTTATTTCAGCGCTTTTTCCGCACCATTCCCTTTCGGAAAATTTTTATCTGGTCTACCATTCTTTCCACCGCCCTCGGTCTGACCACCTTGCTACTGGTGACTCATGCCAACCGGGCGATCGGCATTGATGACCAGTGGTTCAGCCTGGGGGACAGCTTAATCCTCACGGTCATGGGACAAATTGCCTATATGCCCGTACTCATTCTCGCCGCCCGACTTTGCCCCCCAGGAGTCGAAGCCACCTTATTTGCCTTACTCATGTCCGTCAACAACTTAGCCGGAATGTTGTCTTATCAATTCGGCGCCTTACTCACCCATTGGTTTGGCGTCACCGAAAGCAACTTCGATCGCCTCTGGTTATTAGTCATCGTCACCAACCTCAGCACTCTTTTACCCTTACCTTTGATCAATTGGCTACCAGAAACTCACAGTCAAAGTATCGATCTACCAATCGGTAAACCTGGAGAAAATTCCTCTGAATCGGCGATCGATGAATCAGCGATCGAAGCAAAAATTCCTGTCTCTACCTAA
- a CDS encoding alpha/beta hydrolase — translation MAVCLVTTSLVFIQSPQTVAQTVVQQVTLTYGPQKLTIPMSELETFAETGEASKVIRFISGFVSDDTEMFRTALTQKVTAPSPMFLNQAMDFIVGELFLFEIGQVIHTPSRKNVIEALRSSIGLSVLDDRQVSLLEVIEKYPAQELFIDAKKLNQASKYITFLVNGAEKGLMFVRETLGDLIC, via the coding sequence ATGGCAGTCTGTTTAGTTACAACTTCTTTGGTGTTTATTCAAAGTCCCCAGACTGTTGCTCAAACTGTGGTGCAACAAGTAACTTTGACTTATGGACCACAAAAATTGACCATCCCCATGTCTGAGTTAGAGACTTTTGCTGAAACTGGCGAAGCCTCGAAGGTGATTCGATTTATCTCTGGCTTTGTTAGTGATGATACAGAGATGTTTAGAACGGCACTGACTCAGAAAGTGACCGCTCCCAGTCCTATGTTTTTGAATCAAGCAATGGACTTCATTGTGGGAGAGTTGTTTCTTTTTGAAATTGGCCAGGTGATTCATACACCTTCTCGGAAAAATGTAATTGAGGCGTTGCGTTCTTCCATTGGTTTATCGGTTCTAGACGATCGCCAAGTTTCTTTGTTGGAGGTGATTGAAAAATATCCCGCTCAAGAACTGTTTATTGATGCCAAGAAGCTGAATCAAGCCTCTAAATATATCACATTCTTGGTGAATGGAGCCGAAAAAGGCTTAATGTTTGTCCGAGAAACTTTGGGCGACTTAATCTGTTAA
- a CDS encoding serpin family protein — protein sequence MKYLITRLATIVAGLLTLTYQPGSRDSFLSFSVTSSEEIASEIKMIDPDVTTIADGNNRFALDLYQHLSQTQGNLFFSPYSLSTALAMTYAGAAGQTAEEMADLLHFRLPSPAIHSAFSQLANLIALDKSAGYKLQIANRLWGQQNYGFLASFMNLTQEYYGSPFAEVDFQHQPDLARDTINEWIAQKTEENIKDLIPEGVLNNSTRLVLTNAIYFEGNWLSPFQSQYTEENLFTTESGQQVIVPMMYQKNRFWYGSYDGVEVLRLFYVDYGLSMLILLPNSLERLGQLEQNLSVETLQPFINCADQEYMVELWLPKFKMTAEFDLKQTLFQMGMATAFNPEAANFAGMNGNPGDLYLSTVVHKAFLNVNEVGTEAGGASGVIAASRSTAPTTTFRADHPFIFLIQDNESDSILFIGRLMNPLN from the coding sequence ATGAAATATTTAATCACTAGGTTAGCGACAATTGTCGCTGGTTTACTCACCTTGACTTATCAACCCGGTTCAAGGGATAGTTTTCTGAGTTTTTCTGTAACCAGTAGTGAAGAAATTGCTTCAGAAATCAAAATGATCGATCCTGATGTGACTACAATTGCTGATGGCAATAATCGCTTTGCTCTTGACCTCTATCAGCACTTATCTCAAACCCAAGGAAACTTATTTTTTTCCCCTTATAGTTTGTCTACAGCTTTGGCCATGACTTACGCAGGCGCTGCCGGACAAACCGCCGAAGAAATGGCAGATTTGCTACATTTTCGTTTGCCATCACCGGCGATTCATTCTGCTTTCAGTCAATTGGCAAACCTGATTGCTTTGGACAAATCAGCCGGATATAAACTGCAAATTGCTAATCGACTTTGGGGGCAACAAAATTATGGTTTTTTAGCAAGTTTTATGAACTTGACCCAAGAATATTATGGATCACCTTTTGCTGAAGTAGATTTTCAACATCAGCCAGACCTGGCTCGCGATACGATTAATGAGTGGATTGCTCAAAAAACTGAAGAAAATATTAAAGATTTAATCCCGGAAGGGGTCTTGAATAATTCTACTCGCTTAGTGTTAACCAATGCTATCTATTTTGAGGGCAATTGGCTGTCACCTTTTCAGAGCCAATACACTGAAGAAAATTTATTTACAACCGAATCTGGTCAACAGGTTATTGTGCCGATGATGTATCAAAAAAATCGCTTTTGGTATGGGAGTTATGATGGAGTAGAAGTTTTACGATTGTTTTATGTAGACTATGGATTATCAATGTTGATTTTGTTACCAAATAGCCTAGAAAGATTGGGGCAATTAGAACAAAATCTCAGTGTAGAAACGTTACAGCCGTTTATTAACTGTGCGGATCAAGAGTACATGGTAGAGTTATGGCTACCCAAGTTCAAAATGACTGCTGAATTTGATCTGAAACAAACTCTTTTCCAAATGGGAATGGCAACTGCTTTTAACCCAGAAGCAGCGAATTTTGCTGGGATGAATGGCAACCCTGGCGACCTTTATTTGTCTACAGTTGTTCACAAAGCTTTCCTAAATGTTAATGAAGTGGGGACAGAAGCAGGAGGTGCATCAGGGGTGATTGCCGCTAGTCGGAGCACGGCTCCGACAACCACTTTTCGTGCTGACCATCCATTTATTTTTTTAATTCAAGATAATGAATCGGACAGTATTTTATTTATCGGTCGGTTAATGAATCCTTTAAATTAA
- a CDS encoding DUF3352 domain-containing protein: MINRVAMPLVCILGIQSGYAIAQAQPTEAPGAVPVPPSVTQVLPANVTGVMLFNNQPQAWENVSRFLPLPADFAPPGFVPHLPPEINFTTQIKPWLGDWTAQVLMPNSQSSASQSGADSRADSPASHRTLTLAPVTDASPLPQFIEQVKQQRSAPPIEQEYQGVKILVWPETVIPAQQTRWPLPSESSASSESNESNSPGHSAGQIFSRSLGPKMNKVGPILSHPMFSQWPSWEKLLKSQSQSILGQGLAPQTGSKSLPIAPWMANQENSLPEAIPPQVTPGLAIAVVPGYLAAAASPEAIKQWLDSRDRGMKLAESPNFQRTLENPDFNRSLFVGYGEISGLAKSFWDQTFDPTGLPFPVAIPNIQDLQNTLGLLEETYSSAEVLAWFQPEGFRAQYRVYYQNPIATSEMNSVGDDIYGQIPAATYFSLSGNNLNQLFLRFFRGLLNQPAIAEVWSTLRNTSDSMATNMEGNMIPWLDGEYAIFLFPSTGGLFPAFDPRLQLALGIILETKDPAAAQTALQRLDQLVVRSSEQNITLKQEIINGQTVTEWQVFNPQRQAMESLFSYTWLNQQTLLVATGLTPLKELHPQPYLSLDRAFNFTTATSPLPRPNHGYLYLNIGSLLSLVNNFLDSQQINNDMLLNLGTSILANIRSITLSTSSTNISTQSDIFMVLSPRRRFP, encoded by the coding sequence GTGATCAATCGTGTAGCAATGCCATTGGTTTGTATTTTAGGAATACAATCGGGATATGCGATCGCCCAAGCCCAACCCACTGAGGCACCAGGGGCAGTGCCAGTCCCGCCGTCGGTGACTCAAGTTTTGCCCGCGAACGTTACTGGGGTGATGCTGTTCAATAACCAGCCCCAAGCCTGGGAAAATGTGAGTCGGTTTTTACCCCTCCCCGCAGACTTTGCCCCTCCTGGCTTTGTCCCGCATCTCCCGCCGGAAATTAACTTTACGACACAGATTAAGCCCTGGTTAGGAGATTGGACGGCTCAGGTTTTGATGCCCAATTCCCAGAGTAGCGCCTCCCAGAGTGGCGCCGATAGTCGGGCTGACAGTCCAGCCAGTCATCGCACTTTGACCTTGGCGCCGGTGACTGATGCGAGCCCCTTGCCGCAATTTATCGAGCAAGTCAAGCAGCAGCGATCGGCACCCCCAATCGAGCAAGAATACCAGGGGGTGAAGATTTTGGTCTGGCCAGAAACAGTGATTCCTGCCCAGCAAACTAGGTGGCCGTTGCCCTCAGAATCCTCAGCATCTTCTGAATCGAATGAATCGAACTCTCCGGGTCACTCTGCGGGTCAGATTTTTTCTCGGAGTTTAGGGCCAAAGATGAATAAAGTTGGCCCCATTTTGTCTCACCCCATGTTCTCTCAATGGCCGTCTTGGGAAAAATTGCTCAAATCTCAGTCTCAGTCAATTCTTGGTCAGGGTTTAGCCCCGCAAACCGGGAGCAAGAGTCTGCCGATCGCCCCCTGGATGGCTAATCAGGAAAATAGCCTGCCAGAAGCGATTCCACCACAAGTGACTCCGGGCTTGGCGATCGCCGTGGTGCCTGGATATTTGGCAGCAGCGGCAAGTCCAGAGGCGATTAAACAGTGGTTGGACAGTCGCGATCGGGGAATGAAATTAGCGGAAAGTCCCAATTTCCAAAGAACTTTAGAAAATCCTGATTTTAACCGATCGCTCTTTGTTGGTTATGGGGAAATCTCTGGATTAGCAAAAAGTTTTTGGGATCAAACCTTTGACCCCACCGGCTTACCTTTTCCTGTAGCAATCCCCAATATCCAAGACTTACAAAATACCCTAGGATTACTCGAAGAAACTTATAGTAGTGCTGAAGTTCTGGCTTGGTTCCAACCGGAAGGATTTCGGGCTCAATATCGGGTTTATTATCAAAACCCCATTGCCACCAGTGAGATGAATTCCGTCGGCGATGATATTTATGGTCAAATCCCCGCAGCAACCTATTTTTCTTTATCGGGAAATAACTTAAACCAACTCTTTTTAAGGTTCTTTCGTGGCTTATTAAATCAACCAGCGATCGCTGAAGTTTGGTCAACCCTGAGAAATACAAGTGACTCGATGGCCACAAATATGGAAGGAAATATGATTCCTTGGTTAGATGGGGAATATGCGATCTTTTTATTTCCCTCAACCGGAGGATTATTTCCCGCCTTTGATCCCCGACTTCAGCTTGCCCTGGGGATAATTTTAGAAACAAAAGATCCAGCCGCTGCCCAAACAGCGTTACAAAGATTAGATCAATTGGTGGTGCGATCGTCTGAGCAAAATATTACCCTCAAACAGGAAATTATCAATGGTCAGACGGTTACAGAATGGCAAGTTTTTAACCCCCAAAGACAAGCAATGGAGAGCTTATTCTCCTATACTTGGTTAAATCAACAAACATTGCTGGTCGCCACGGGATTAACCCCTTTAAAAGAACTACATCCCCAACCATATTTAAGTCTGGATCGAGCCTTTAACTTTACCACCGCTACCAGCCCACTGCCTCGTCCGAATCATGGTTATTTATATCTAAATATTGGCTCTTTATTGTCATTAGTTAACAATTTTTTAGATTCGCAACAAATTAATAACGATATGCTGCTTAATTTAGGCACAAGCATTTTAGCAAATATTAGAAGTATTACCTTAAGCACTTCTTCAACAAATATCAGTACCCAATCCGATATTTTCATGGTATTGTCTCCGCGTCGCCGCTTTCCTTAA